In Deltaproteobacteria bacterium, the sequence GCCATTCATGAGATAGCCGTTGCCCTCGTAGATATGTTTGATGATCGCGTTAGGATCGACTGCATAGTTGATCGCCTGGCGCACCAGCTTGCTGTCGAACGGTTTGTGCGTGACGTTCATGGCAAGAAAATACATGCGCTGCCCCTCGACTTTTTCGGCGCGCAGGCGCGGATGTTTGTCGAAGCGCGATAGCTCTTCGACCGGCACGTTGTTCATCACATCGCCCTGCCCCGCCATCACGCCGGCGACCCTGGCGGCGTCTTCTTTCACACGCTTGATGACGATTTCTTTGATCGCCGCCTTCGGCCCCCAGTAGTCATCATTGCGCGATAAAACCAGATTGCCGTCGCGCTGCCAGCTGACGAACTTGTAGGGACCAGTGCCGAGCGGATTCTGATCCGCCTGTTCGCCATGCTTGTCCGCCGCAGCCTTGCTGATCATGAATCGATTATCCAGCCGGTCGAGAAAAACCGCGTTGGGCTGCTTAGTCGTGAACACCACGGTGTGATCGTCGGGCGATTGCATCTCGACCAAATCCGAGAACGCTGGCCCCTGCATGCTCTGCTTGTCGTTCTTGACGCGGTTGATCGAGTGGATGACGTCTTTGGCGGTGAACGGACTGCCGTCATGAAAGCGCACGTTCTTGCGCAGCTTGAAAGTCCACTTATTACCTTGGAACTCCCACGACTCGGCGAGCACACCGACGTATTGCTTCTTCGAATAGTCGATGTCGACCAGCGGTTGGATCATGTGCATCCACAGGCTGTACTGCGGCGCCGAGGTATAGGCGTAGGGGTGGAGCGTGTCGAGGCTGACGCTGGTGAGAATCGTGATGCGGTCTCGCGACGCGGAGTAGACCATGCGTGGCAGCGCCACGCCGGCGAGCGAAGCCAGGCTGATGCCGGCCGATTGCTTTAGAAAACTGCGTCGACTGGTGGAAAAATGTTTCGAGCTCATGATCGCGCCCTCCATCGGTTTGTGCTAAACCGTTGTCAAAT encodes:
- a CDS encoding ABC transporter substrate-binding protein — its product is MEGAIMSSKHFSTSRRSFLKQSAGISLASLAGVALPRMVYSASRDRITILTSVSLDTLHPYAYTSAPQYSLWMHMIQPLVDIDYSKKQYVGVLAESWEFQGNKWTFKLRKNVRFHDGSPFTAKDVIHSINRVKNDKQSMQGPAFSDLVEMQSPDDHTVVFTTKQPNAVFLDRLDNRFMISKAAADKHGEQADQNPLGTGPYKFVSWQRDGNLVLSRNDDYWGPKAAIKEIVIKRVKEDAARVAGVMAGQGDVMNNVPVEELSRFDKHPRLRAEKVEGQRMYFLAMNVTHKPFDSKLVRQAINYAVDPNAIIKHIYEGNGYLMNGPTGTNVIGFDPKINATRSIRRKPKSCSHRQVFPTASK